A portion of the Bufo gargarizans isolate SCDJY-AF-19 chromosome 7, ASM1485885v1, whole genome shotgun sequence genome contains these proteins:
- the FPGT gene encoding fucose-1-phosphate guanylyltransferase, with protein sequence MCDRGADSLQGETRRRLARYSALRGRDVQAGEFWDVVVITAADKNQERAYQRQIADKVARKELPLQVRYHVFSDPPGPKIGNGGSTLYALRCLQQLYPSELDSYTVILIHAGGYSQRLPNASAVGKIFTALPFGDPVYQMLDVKLAIYIDFPSNMNPGVLVTCADDIELYSSGEAAVTFDRPGITALAHPSPLEIGTTHGVFVLEKSKSEYKDLQYRTCRSYLHKPSIDRMHEAGAVAQNPKRPGLSMTQPVVSTSEVVYTDSLYYMDHGTVKVLLGFFEELGVINCEIDAYGDFLQALGPDATLDYTENTANVSKIESQLAEVRRKIYFLLRGTEFTVIVLNNSKFYHIGTLQEYLYHYTSDTSLQAELGLQSKVSSIVPDQDENLSPKACVIQSLLDAKCKVSPHTVIEYSKLGPDVSVGEYCVISCSCISIRCVIPDKSFVSSLSLMIDGQVMYATILFGIEDNLKKNVGSLSDLNSLQIFGRNLVQPLELWGIQVSEELFSGDQKSLSLWNARIFPCYATMEESVWAAVEMLKAMNSKSAADLGDARRVSIEEMLLYKNINEMLSFRQALYEEIQTQQQIGAS encoded by the exons ATGTGTGACCGaggagctgacagtctgcagggggAGACCCGGCGTAGGCTGGCACGGTACAGCGCCCTCAGAG GTAGAGACGTGCAGGCTGGGGAATTCTGGGACGTGGTTGTCATTACAGCGGCCGACAAAAACCAGGAGCGGGCTTATCAGCGGCAGATAGCTGATAAAGTGGCCAGGAAAGAACTTCCTCTCCAAGTTCGTTATCACGTTTTCTCTGATCCACCGGGACCAAAAATAG GGAACGGCGGCTCGACCCTGTACGCCCTGCGCTGCCTGCAGCAGCTGTATCCCAGTGAATTGGACTCCTATACGGTGATCCTGATCCATGCAG GCGGCTACAGTCAACGATTACCAAATGCAAGCGCTGTGGGCAAAATTTTTACAGCCTTACCGTTCGGTGACCCCGTTTACCAAATGCTAGATGTGAAACTGGCCATTTACATAGATTTCCCCTCCAATATGAATCCTGGTGTATTGGTCACCTGCGCAGACGACATAGAACTCTACAGCAGCGGGGAGGCGGCCGTCACGTTCGATAGACCGGGGATCACAGCTCTCGCTCACCCGTCACCTCTGGAAATAGGGACGACACACGGGGTGTTTGTGCTGGAAAAGTCCAAGTCTGAATATAAAGATTTACAATATCGAACGTGCAGATCCTACCTACACAAGCCCAGCATTGACAGAATGCACGAGGCAGGGGCCGTCGCCCAGAACCCAAAGAGACCTGGCCTTTCGATGACCCAACCAGTAGTCTCCACGTCAGAAGTGGTTTACACCGACAGTCTGTATTACATGGATCATGGCACCGTGAAGGTGTTACTGGGGTTCTTTGAAGAATTAGGGGTCATTAACTGTGAAATAGATGCCTACGGGGATTTTTTGCAAGCCCTGGGGCCCGACGCAACATTGGACTACACAGAAAACACGGCCAACGTCTCAAAAATCGAATCCCAGCTCGCGGAAGTGAGACGGAAAATCTATTTTCTCCTTAGAGGAACGGAATTCACTGTCATCGTCTTAAATAACTCCAAATTCTATCACATCGGGACTTTGCAGGAATACTTATATCATTACACGTCTGATACTTCCCTCCAGGCAGAACTTGGATTACAGTCAAAAGTTTCTAGCATCGTGCCGGATCAAGATGAAAATCTTAGTCCAAAGGCCTGCGTCATTCAAAGCCTATTAGATGCAAAATGCAAAGTTTCACCTCACACAGTCATTGAATATTCCAAGCTGGGCCCTGATGTGTCCGTGGGGGAATACTGTGTTATCAGCTGCTCATGCATAAGTATTAGATGTGTCATCCCAGACAAATCTTTCGTGAGTTCATTAAGTCTGATGATTGATGGCCAAGTAATGTATGCAACCATCTTGTTTGGCATTGAGGATAACTTGAAGAAGAACGTTGGTTCCTTGTCTGATCTGAACTCGCTTCAGATATTTGGAAGAAACCTTGTTCAGCCTCTGGAGCTCTGGGGCATCCAAGTTTCCGAAGAGCTTTTCTCTGGCGACCAAAAGTCTTTGAGTTTATGGAACGCCCGTATTTTCCCCTGCTATGCAACGATGGAGGAATCTGTCTGGGCCGCCGTGGAGATGCTGAAGGCGATGAACAGCAAGTCAGCAGCAGATCTTGGAGATGCCAGGAGGGTTTCCATCGAGGAGATGTTGTTGTATAAAAACATTAATGAAATGTTGAGCTTCAGACAAGCCCTTTATGAAGAAATCCAGACTCAGCAGCAAATAGGAGCATCTTAA